Proteins found in one Chitinophagaceae bacterium genomic segment:
- a CDS encoding HEAT repeat domain-containing protein, whose protein sequence is MSVLKPFFFIIAICHFSFFSFNLIASEKTLSEKFLPVVKKGLKAADRNITDLSMPEDLSSRDAFRLSLIDTLFSNPLYTIDVIAAESEFLFEKYNQPEHLFEHISHRLDEPFPIMAFEAKPIAELISKNEMKKIADHPELQTQIENFVTKSHTVVELIKKAKEDIPTDTFNMLKQELPQLFRSDNTDESIRGNTLEDYKLREYASIEKSKRLFSLIEDFNTGAILKAASIAYRASLDLTDFLENTKIDIPEFTLETALGKIIFSDKTPSDYLLWVLTEKSNHINFSEIEKSDFQVLINRGGNNYYRNETAGLGGSIGGIDILIDIKGDDIYHSKSYSQGSGFMGVGILLDKSGNDRYISSFTSQACGAFGAGLLFDLNGNDLYEGNQNIQAVGWVKGYGALVDLSGHDQYLARPEFVDMLRYDDRYVTLSQGIGLGHRPHASGGIGILADKAGNDFYLSDIYGQGSAYWYALGGLVDKSGHDKYQAYQYAQGSGVHLAFAGLIDYGGRDQYISNGVSQGCGHDYAFGFLLDLGNDDDNFVCEGLSQGAGNANGIGLFIAEGGQNGYIAKRANSQGYSDFRRSFGTTGIFADLGENAFFGSVNGKRNRFWNAGTKGTGMDLPSNFISTQTEPEQTNEEKAESTEKEEENKFADETDLQKLFWHASAAPLKFQKYVEPARERLLEIGDEALDFIMQQMLTESVREVHLFRIILPKFGEKATKALSDSLSSENPFIVSRALNLLQECSKEGHGIYVAETVVPFTNDPSWQRRSHAYMFLSRLDTTAYQSILLEGLYDSHPHVRRSAAEGLSNSKNPDIQNEMLLALNDSFQQVRFYAEKYFSAHAKKHRDFLFENVISNADASDEAKIAALNVLSDTRLSRRQYRFLRGWSQKEWNYRAALVRFASTSEHLPGRFTSNLLKDLNDEEHPYVLNFKDRLIISAPQ, encoded by the coding sequence ATGTCAGTTTTGAAGCCTTTCTTTTTCATAATAGCAATTTGTCATTTTTCATTCTTTTCTTTCAATTTAATTGCTTCAGAAAAAACACTTTCTGAGAAGTTTTTACCTGTTGTAAAAAAAGGTTTAAAAGCAGCAGATAGAAATATAACCGACTTGTCTATGCCCGAAGATTTAAGCAGCAGAGATGCTTTTCGATTAAGTTTAATAGATACTTTGTTTTCTAATCCACTGTATACTATAGATGTGATTGCCGCTGAATCTGAATTTCTTTTTGAAAAATATAATCAGCCTGAACATTTATTTGAGCATATCTCTCACCGCCTGGATGAGCCCTTCCCTATCATGGCATTTGAAGCAAAGCCAATAGCTGAACTTATAAGTAAAAATGAGATGAAAAAAATTGCAGACCACCCTGAACTTCAAACTCAAATAGAAAATTTTGTCACGAAAAGCCATACCGTAGTTGAGCTTATTAAAAAGGCTAAGGAAGACATTCCAACAGATACTTTCAATATGCTCAAACAGGAATTACCACAGCTTTTTAGATCAGATAATACAGATGAAAGCATAAGGGGCAATACTTTAGAAGACTACAAACTGAGGGAATATGCATCAATTGAAAAGTCAAAAAGATTGTTTTCACTAATTGAAGACTTCAATACCGGAGCTATACTTAAAGCGGCATCTATTGCTTATCGGGCAAGCCTTGACTTAACAGATTTTTTAGAAAATACAAAAATAGACATACCTGAATTCACATTAGAAACAGCATTGGGGAAAATCATTTTTTCAGATAAAACGCCTTCTGATTATCTACTTTGGGTTTTAACGGAAAAATCTAACCATATTAACTTTTCAGAAATAGAAAAAAGCGACTTTCAGGTTTTGATAAATCGGGGAGGAAATAATTATTATAGAAATGAAACTGCCGGCTTAGGTGGCTCTATCGGTGGGATAGATATTTTGATAGACATAAAAGGAGATGATATTTATCACTCAAAATCGTATAGTCAGGGAAGCGGCTTTATGGGTGTGGGTATCCTTTTAGACAAATCCGGAAATGACCGCTATATTTCTTCATTTACTTCTCAAGCTTGTGGAGCTTTTGGAGCTGGACTTTTATTTGACCTTAATGGCAATGATTTATATGAAGGAAATCAAAATATACAAGCAGTGGGTTGGGTAAAAGGATATGGGGCTTTGGTAGACCTGAGCGGCCATGATCAGTATCTGGCAAGACCTGAATTTGTAGATATGCTTCGATATGATGACCGCTATGTAACCTTAAGTCAGGGTATAGGCTTAGGTCATAGACCTCATGCTTCCGGAGGTATTGGAATCCTGGCTGACAAAGCCGGAAATGATTTTTATCTGAGTGATATTTACGGACAAGGTTCGGCCTACTGGTATGCCCTGGGCGGTTTAGTCGATAAATCCGGACACGACAAATATCAGGCATATCAATATGCTCAGGGAAGTGGGGTGCATCTGGCTTTTGCAGGCCTCATAGATTACGGAGGCAGAGACCAATATATCAGCAATGGTGTTTCTCAAGGCTGCGGACACGATTATGCCTTTGGGTTTTTACTCGATTTGGGAAATGATGATGATAACTTTGTTTGTGAAGGTTTATCGCAGGGAGCAGGAAATGCAAACGGGATAGGCTTGTTTATAGCTGAGGGCGGACAAAATGGCTACATTGCTAAAAGAGCCAATAGTCAGGGGTATTCAGATTTTAGAAGAAGTTTTGGAACTACCGGAATTTTTGCAGACCTGGGTGAAAATGCCTTTTTCGGTTCTGTAAACGGAAAGCGAAACCGATTTTGGAATGCCGGAACAAAAGGCACGGGAATGGATTTACCATCTAATTTCATCAGTACTCAAACTGAGCCTGAACAAACTAATGAAGAAAAAGCAGAATCCACCGAAAAAGAAGAAGAGAATAAATTTGCGGATGAAACAGATTTACAAAAACTATTTTGGCATGCTTCTGCCGCTCCTCTTAAGTTCCAAAAATATGTGGAACCTGCCCGGGAACGTCTTTTGGAAATTGGCGATGAAGCGCTCGATTTTATCATGCAACAAATGCTTACAGAATCAGTCAGAGAAGTTCATTTGTTTCGAATTATTTTACCCAAGTTTGGCGAAAAGGCAACCAAAGCGCTCAGTGATTCGCTATCTTCCGAAAATCCGTTTATAGTCTCCAGAGCTTTGAACCTACTTCAGGAATGCAGTAAAGAAGGTCATGGCATTTATGTCGCAGAAACTGTAGTTCCATTTACAAACGATCCTTCATGGCAAAGAAGAAGCCATGCTTATATGTTTTTATCCCGTTTAGACACTACTGCTTATCAATCAATTCTACTGGAGGGCCTGTATGACTCACATCCTCATGTCAGAAGATCGGCAGCTGAAGGACTCAGTAATTCAAAAAATCCGGACATTCAAAATGAAATGCTGTTAGCCCTGAACGATAGCTTTCAACAAGTCAGATTTTATGCTGAAAAATATTTCTCTGCACATGCAAAAAAACATCGGGACTTTCTTTTTGAAAATGTAATTTCAAACGCTGATGCTTCCGATGAAGCAAAGATAGCCGCGCTTAACGTATTGTCAGATACCCGCTTAAGCAGAAGACAATACAGATTTTTGCGGGGCTGGTCGCAAAAAGAATGGAATTATCGGGCGGCTTTAGTTCGATTTGCCTCAACTTCAGAGCATTTGCCCGGGCGCTTTACTTCCAATTTACTCAAAGACTTAAATGATGAAGAACACCCTTATGTGTTAAATTTTAAAGATCGGCTAATAATTTCAGCCCCTCAATAA
- a CDS encoding MoxR family ATPase — protein MKRMTAFEGSENYVATEDLKIAVNAAIHLQRPLLVKGEPGTGKTMLAEEIAKALNKNIYYWHIKSTSKAQQGLYEYDAVSRLRDSQLGDEKVNDIKNYIKKGPFWKAIEEESAPILLIDEIDKADIDFPNDLLLELDRMEFYCYELQKQITANSRPIIIITSNNEKELPDAFLRRCIFHYITFPDTVTMQKIIDVHFPDINKNLFSEAMDVFYQIRNLNQIKKRPSTSELIDWLKLLLIADGKEAHNFDVQKHLVPYIGSLLKNEQDLKVFGQLKQLK, from the coding sequence ATAAAAAGAATGACAGCATTTGAAGGCAGCGAAAACTATGTAGCAACAGAAGATTTAAAAATAGCAGTTAACGCAGCTATACATTTACAACGGCCATTGCTGGTAAAAGGCGAGCCCGGAACCGGCAAAACGATGTTGGCTGAAGAAATAGCAAAAGCACTAAATAAAAACATTTACTACTGGCACATTAAATCTACCAGTAAAGCTCAGCAAGGCTTGTATGAGTATGATGCGGTTTCCAGATTAAGAGATTCGCAATTAGGCGATGAAAAGGTAAATGATATTAAAAACTATATCAAAAAAGGGCCATTCTGGAAGGCGATAGAAGAAGAAAGTGCTCCCATTTTATTGATAGATGAAATAGATAAAGCAGATATAGACTTTCCGAATGACCTCTTGCTTGAGCTCGACCGAATGGAGTTTTACTGCTATGAATTGCAAAAGCAAATAACAGCCAATAGCAGACCCATTATCATAATTACTTCGAATAATGAAAAAGAACTGCCTGACGCTTTTTTAAGAAGATGTATTTTTCACTATATCACTTTCCCGGATACAGTTACTATGCAAAAAATTATAGATGTTCACTTTCCGGATATAAACAAAAATCTGTTTTCTGAGGCAATGGATGTTTTTTATCAAATTAGAAACCTAAACCAAATTAAAAAAAGACCATCCACCAGTGAATTGATTGATTGGCTGAAGCTGCTTCTGATAGCCGATGGTAAAGAAGCTCATAACTTTGATGTACAAAAGCATTTGGTGCCATATATAGGCAGTTTGTTAAAAAATGAACAGGATTTAAAGGTTTTTGGTCAATTAAAACAGCTGAAATAG